The genomic DNA GACACGGGCGAGACCCTGCAGCGCATCAAGCATTCGATCGAGACGATGATCTCCCACATCTCGAACATGCAGATGCGCCCGGTCCAGGTACCCCTGTGGGTGCCCACCCCCGGGAACCTGCGGTTCCACCGGGCCCAGAAGCTCGTGACGGCCTACATCCACGAACTCATCGCGCGGCGCCGGGCCATCCCCACCGAGCAGTGGCCGGATGACCTGCTGACGAAGCTGATGACGACCCGGGACGAGGAGACGGGGACCGTCATGGCGGAGCAGCTCCTCGTCGACAACGGCATCACCCTGTTCGCCGCCGGGCATGAGACCACGGCGCGGACGCTCTCGTTCTTGTGGTACGCGCTGTCCCAGAATCCGGAGGTGGAGCGGCGGCTACACGCCGAGTTGGACTCGGTGCTGGGCGACGCGCCTCCGACGATCAACGACTTGAAGAAGCTCCCGTACACCCTTCAGGTCGTGAAGGAAGTCCTCCGGCTCTATCCAGCCGCGCCGATGTACGCCCGTGACGCCGTCGCCGATGACGATCTCGATGGGGTTCGCATCCCAGCCGGGACGAGGACGATTGTCTTCGCCTACGCCACCCACCGGCACCCCGCGTTCTGGGACGAGCCGGAGCGCTTCGATCCCGACCGCTGGTTGCCCGAGCGCGAGGCCGAGCGCCATGCGCACGCCTACCACCCCTTCGCCATCGGACCGCGCATCTGCCTGGGCAATAACTTCTCACTGCTCGAGACCCACGTGATGGCGGCCATGCTCGCACGCCACTTCAAGCTGCGCATGAAGCCCGGCCACGTGCCACAATTCGACCTGTTGGGCACCCTCGGATCGCGCAACGGCTTGCCGATGCTGATCGAGGCGCGGACGGGCACCAAGACGCTCTAGTGCCCAGGGAACCACTCAGCCAAGGACCGTGGTCAGGTTCAGCGGGCCGGCGGGCACGCCGACGTCACGGCCCGCGGGGTTGTCCGAAGGCGTCTGCCAGGCGTCGGCCTCGGTCACGGTCTTGCCCGTGGCGTCGTTCGTGATGGACATCTTGCCGTTGTGGCCCGCGGGGGCAATCTGGCTGGTGTCGTAGCCGCTCCAGCCCGTGCCGGCGTTGCCGAACGTCGCCTCGCCCCAGGTCTGACCGGCGTTCGCGCCCGGGTTCGCCGTGCCGTCCTTCGACGCGGACCACGCCACGCTGCTGTTGTTGTCGAAGGCCACGACCTGCGACTCGCCGGGCTGCAGCGTGAACGTCTTCGGCGTGCTCTTGTCGAAGTACTGGCCGCTGTTGGGGTCCCCGTCCTCGCCCGTCTTGTTCCAGAGGGTGATGGTCTGCGGCTCGTTCGTCTTGTTGGTGAAGGTGTTCGTGAACTTGAACTGATCCTTCTGGCCCGGGTCGATGAGCTGCATGTTGCTGTTGTAGGGCGTGCCGACGTTGTTCTTGGCCAACCACGGCTCACTCGGATTCACTTGTTCGGTGGACCCCGCGGACGGCGGGCCAAACCCGGGGCCCGCATCGCTGTTGTAAGTGGGGTGCGCCGGGCCGCCCGCGCCGTTGGCCACGCTTGGAGCGGCGGCCGACTCCTGAGCCGCGGGCGTGCCGCTGAACGGCTGCGCCCCGCCGATGCCCTCCACGCCGGACGCGAGGTCCGGCGGCGCCTCGCCCAGGCCACCGCCCTGCGCCCCCTGCATCTGCTGCCCCAGGGTGCCCAGCACCTGCGCGATGTCGCCCAGCACCTGCGACACTTGCTTCATCGCCTGCTCCAGGCCTCCCCCGCCCTGATCGAAGGAGTCCGTCATGCGCTTCTGCCACAGCTCGTTCCCGGGCTTCGGCGCCAGCGCGCCGTCCACCCCTTGGGCCGGAGTGGAGGCCGGCTGGGTGCAGGAGGTGCTCACCGGGGGCGAGGAGAAGGACGGGCGGTTGAGAGAGGAGATGGACATTTCAGACTCCGTGGGGCCGAAGCGGGGAGAACCAGCGCGACCGACACGAAAGCAGGAACCGGGCCAGGCACGGGAGTGCGCGCGGGAAAGCCGGGCAGGTGCCGTAACCCTTTGAAACCCTTGGAGAAGGACTCGGGAGCGGCCGGAGGCTCGCGCGGGAAACGGGGCGGAAGGGAGAGGAGTCCAGTCACCAGCTGGAGACCGCAGTCACCAGGTCTCCGAGCACAACCCACTGCTTCTGATGGGCACCCCGGAGAGGGCGCCCATCCGTGGTGACACCTCAGTAGGCGGTGAAGCTCGCGAACTCGCCCGGATGGAACGAGATCAGCGTTCCGAGCGCGATCGGCTGTCCACTGCAGTCGTCGGTCCAGTAGGCGATCACGTTCTCGACGTTGCTCCACCCGACGAGGGCGCGGGCGGTGGCCGGGAACGGATGGCACCCGCCGTCGGGGGCGGGGAAGTTCACCACGGGGGTCCTGAACTCGTCGCTGTAGAACGTCAGACCCGATTCCCAGTCGGTGACGGGAGCGGCGGATGCGGCATCCGGTGAAACAGCGAGGCCCGCGACGGTGGCAACGGTGGTCAGGGCAAAAGCAGCACGAAGAGCGGTTCTGCGCATACTGACGTCCTCCTTGGGATCGATTTCAGCGGCCAGGAGCATGACGTGAATGACTTCACGCCGCAATCCGTAGACCCATTGAATCACATCAGCGATTGTATCTGAATGTACCTAATAGGTGCGTGTTCATGAGCAGAGTTTCAATTCCTGATAAATCAAGGAACAACCCCTACGGTCCACGCCCCGGGATGCTACTTCGCCGACAGCGCCAGGA from Melittangium boletus DSM 14713 includes the following:
- a CDS encoding cytochrome P450, with the protein product MNTALTLDAPRPLHEYAPSSLELIKGIRREGYLGWMMKVWRQHGDLVRIRMGSRSFLLVTHPDHVRHINVTQRESYDKAESYDSLRELLLGNGIVTATGVDWRRQRKLMAPFFTPRGVEKFYPIFLSDTQQLIEHWRSQHQGSGRPVEMLDEMMQVTAAVILHSVFSTDTGETLQRIKHSIETMISHISNMQMRPVQVPLWVPTPGNLRFHRAQKLVTAYIHELIARRRAIPTEQWPDDLLTKLMTTRDEETGTVMAEQLLVDNGITLFAAGHETTARTLSFLWYALSQNPEVERRLHAELDSVLGDAPPTINDLKKLPYTLQVVKEVLRLYPAAPMYARDAVADDDLDGVRIPAGTRTIVFAYATHRHPAFWDEPERFDPDRWLPEREAERHAHAYHPFAIGPRICLGNNFSLLETHVMAAMLARHFKLRMKPGHVPQFDLLGTLGSRNGLPMLIEARTGTKTL